The following proteins are co-located in the Deltaproteobacteria bacterium genome:
- a CDS encoding YjbQ family protein — protein METFSIATSSRCELVEITGRVAAVVEACGASDGIAVIYIPHTTAAVTINENADPSVARDIVMKTSKLAERRDRDYTHGEGNSDAHVKASMLGSSETVIIEEGRLRLGTWQGIFLAEFDGPRNRRVWVKVISG, from the coding sequence ATGGAAACCTTTTCAATCGCTACGTCGAGCCGTTGCGAGCTTGTGGAGATAACGGGCCGGGTTGCGGCCGTTGTCGAGGCCTGCGGCGCGAGCGACGGCATCGCCGTAATCTACATCCCCCATACGACGGCGGCGGTGACGATAAACGAGAACGCCGACCCCTCGGTTGCGCGGGACATCGTGATGAAGACCTCCAAGCTCGCCGAGCGTCGTGACCGGGACTACACCCACGGCGAGGGCAACTCCGACGCCCACGTGAAGGCGTCGATGCTCGGAAGCTCGGAGACGGTGATAATCGAGGAAGGGAGGCTGCGGCTCGGCACCTGGCAGGGCATATTTCTCGCCGAGTTCGACGGGCCGAGGAACAGGCGCGTATGGGTGAAGGTGATCAGCGGTTGA